The following are from one region of the Pelagibius sp. CAU 1746 genome:
- the recF gene encoding DNA replication/repair protein RecF, with the protein MLSSAAFGDAEPGAVSQRMTETGVWLSRLVVSQFRCYARAELDLTAAPVVLTGPNGAGKTNLLEAISFLSPGRGLRRARLGEIDRAPPGERPSNPWAVAATVMTPQGPRDVGSGRDPGQNADAQNGFGRERRLVKVDGAAARGQQSLAEILSVVWLTPQMDGLFRESAGGRRRFLDRLVYGFDPEHSARCNAYEHALRERARLLKSGRGDAAWLVSLEESMATRGVAIAAARLDMVERLQQACDGAEGPFPKVDLELEGTVEDLLRRGPALAAEDALRDGLADSRRQDAEAGGAGLGPHRSDLQATHKAKGVAAALCSTGEQKALLIAILMAYARLLTLERGAAPLLLLDEVAAHLDAARRAALYEEILDLGAQAWLTGTDAADFEGLQGRAQFFAINDGAIRPAGAA; encoded by the coding sequence TTGCTGAGCTCCGCCGCCTTCGGCGATGCGGAGCCCGGCGCCGTGTCGCAGCGCATGACCGAAACCGGTGTCTGGCTGAGCCGCCTCGTGGTGTCGCAGTTCCGTTGCTATGCCAGGGCCGAGCTGGATCTGACCGCGGCGCCGGTGGTGCTGACCGGCCCCAACGGCGCCGGCAAGACCAACCTGCTGGAAGCGATCTCCTTTCTCTCGCCGGGGCGGGGTCTGCGGCGGGCGCGCCTCGGCGAGATCGACCGCGCCCCGCCCGGCGAGCGGCCGTCCAATCCCTGGGCGGTGGCCGCCACCGTCATGACGCCGCAGGGGCCGCGCGACGTGGGCAGCGGCCGCGATCCCGGTCAGAATGCCGATGCCCAGAACGGCTTTGGGCGCGAGCGGAGGCTGGTGAAGGTCGACGGCGCCGCTGCGCGCGGCCAGCAGTCCCTGGCGGAGATCCTCTCGGTGGTCTGGCTGACGCCGCAGATGGACGGCCTGTTCCGTGAAAGCGCCGGCGGCCGGCGGCGTTTCCTCGACCGCCTGGTCTACGGCTTCGACCCGGAGCACTCGGCGCGCTGCAATGCCTATGAACATGCCCTGCGCGAGCGTGCGCGCCTCTTGAAGAGCGGCCGCGGCGATGCGGCCTGGCTGGTCTCGCTGGAGGAGTCCATGGCGACGCGCGGCGTCGCCATCGCCGCCGCGCGGCTCGACATGGTCGAGCGCCTGCAGCAGGCCTGCGACGGCGCCGAGGGGCCCTTCCCCAAGGTCGACCTGGAACTGGAAGGCACGGTGGAGGATTTGCTGCGGCGTGGCCCGGCCCTGGCCGCCGAGGACGCCTTGCGTGACGGCCTGGCGGACAGCCGCCGCCAGGATGCCGAGGCGGGCGGCGCCGGCCTGGGGCCGCACCGCAGCGACCTGCAGGCCACCCACAAGGCCAAGGGCGTGGCCGCCGCGCTGTGCTCGACGGGCGAACAGAAGGCATTGCTGATCGCCATCCTGATGGCCTATGCGCGCCTGCTGACGCTGGAACGCGGGGCGGCGCCCCTGCTGCTGCTGGACGAGGTGGCGGCGCATCTGGACGCCGCGCGCCGTGCCGCGCTCTACGAGGAGATCCTCGATCTCGGTGCCCAGGCCTGGCTGACCGGCACGGACGCCGCCGATTTCGAGGGCCTGCAAGGCCGGGCCCAGTTCTTTGCCATCAACGACGGGGCGATCCGTCCCGCGGGCGCGGCCTGA
- the dnaN gene encoding DNA polymerase III subunit beta, with protein sequence MKLTIERAALLKSLTHVQSVVERRNTIPILSNVLIEADGASLSLTATDMDLTVIDKISAEVGQPGATTAPAHTLYDIVRKLPEGSQVEIEAGGDDARLKLQAGRSVFTLSTLPREDFPATNSDDLPQRFTLQAGELKTLIDRTRFAISTEETRYYLNGIFLHAAQSNSLPVLRAVATDGHRLARVEMPLPDAAKDMPGVIVPRKTVGELRRLVEGVDDPVEIALSDTKIRFAFGPTVLTSKLIDGTFPDYERVIPAGNDKVLEVDCKSFAEAVDRVSTISSEKSRAVKMAVNNGALTLSANSPENGTAVEELEIDYDGAGIEIGFNSRYLLDIAQQIEGEAAQFTMADPASPTIVREVADSSALYVLMPMRV encoded by the coding sequence ATGAAGCTGACCATTGAACGCGCTGCGCTCCTCAAATCCCTCACGCACGTGCAAAGCGTCGTGGAACGCCGCAACACCATTCCGATCCTGTCCAACGTGCTGATCGAGGCCGACGGCGCCTCGCTGTCGCTGACCGCCACGGACATGGACCTGACGGTGATCGACAAGATTTCCGCGGAGGTCGGCCAGCCGGGCGCGACCACGGCGCCGGCGCATACGCTCTACGACATCGTGCGCAAGCTGCCCGAGGGCTCGCAGGTGGAGATCGAGGCCGGCGGCGACGATGCGCGCCTGAAGCTGCAGGCCGGGCGTTCGGTCTTCACCCTGTCGACGCTGCCGCGCGAGGACTTTCCGGCGACCAACAGCGACGACCTGCCGCAGCGCTTCACCCTGCAGGCCGGCGAGCTGAAGACCCTGATCGACCGTACGCGCTTCGCCATCTCCACCGAGGAGACGCGCTACTATCTCAACGGCATCTTCCTGCACGCCGCCCAGAGCAATTCCCTGCCGGTGCTGCGCGCCGTGGCCACCGACGGTCACCGCCTGGCGCGGGTCGAAATGCCGCTGCCCGACGCCGCCAAGGACATGCCGGGCGTCATCGTGCCGCGCAAGACCGTGGGCGAGCTGCGCCGCCTCGTCGAGGGTGTCGACGATCCGGTGGAGATCGCCCTGTCGGACACCAAGATCCGTTTCGCCTTCGGCCCCACGGTGCTGACCTCGAAGCTGATCGACGGCACCTTCCCGGATTACGAAAGGGTCATTCCCGCCGGCAACGACAAGGTCCTGGAAGTGGACTGCAAATCCTTCGCCGAGGCGGTGGACCGTGTCTCCACCATCTCCTCGGAAAAGAGCCGCGCGGTGAAGATGGCGGTGAACAACGGCGCCTTGACGCTCTCCGCCAACAGCCCGGAAAACGGCACCGCCGTGGAAGAACTGGAGATCGACTACGACGGCGCCGGCATCGAGATCGGCTTCAATTCGCGCTATCTGCTGGATATCGCCCAGCAGATCGAGGGCGAGGCCGCGCAGTTCACCATGGCCGACCCCGCTTCGCCGACCATCGTGCGCGAGGTGGCCGACAGCAGCGCCCTCTACGTGCTGATGCCGATGCGCGTGTAA
- the dnaA gene encoding chromosomal replication initiator protein DnaA, translating to MVGGDGEATVIEQWGRVRGRLRAEVGEAAYRSWLKPLTLAGSRNGKLRLAVPTRFMRDWVASNYAERLGALWNEEDPDIGGIEIVVQPPARPTPKPGAGAPLVGGAAETRGSVQATNGAAMAKACEVAALAPAGARPAAAAAVRATTGGAALESGMREDISAPLDPRFTFDNFVVGKPNELAYAAARRVAEAPSAPFNPLFLYGGVGLGKTHLMHAIGLHIKKQSPERRIIYLSAEKFMYQFVRALRTKDTMAFKEQFRSVDVLMIDDVQFIGGREATQEEFFHTFNALVDQNRQVIISADKSPSDLEGVEERMRSRLGWGLVADIHPTTYELRLGILQAKAEQSSTDIPVKVLEFLAHKITSNVRELEGALNRIMAHATLVGRPITLETTQEVLHDLLRANDRRVTIEEIQKRVSAHFNVRIADMHSARRARAVARPRQVAMYLSKQLTSRSLPEIGRKFGGRDHTTVMHAVRKVEELKATDSSFAEDVELLRRMLEA from the coding sequence ATGGTTGGTGGTGACGGTGAGGCGACGGTCATCGAGCAATGGGGTCGGGTGCGAGGGCGTTTGCGAGCGGAGGTCGGCGAGGCGGCTTACCGTTCTTGGCTGAAGCCGCTGACTCTTGCGGGATCGCGTAACGGAAAGCTTCGACTCGCAGTGCCGACGCGCTTCATGCGCGATTGGGTTGCGAGCAACTATGCCGAACGTCTGGGCGCTTTGTGGAACGAAGAAGACCCCGACATCGGCGGTATCGAAATCGTGGTGCAGCCGCCGGCGCGCCCGACTCCGAAACCGGGCGCGGGGGCGCCGCTTGTCGGCGGTGCCGCCGAAACGCGCGGTAGCGTGCAGGCGACGAATGGCGCGGCAATGGCAAAGGCCTGCGAGGTTGCGGCCCTTGCTCCGGCAGGCGCGAGACCGGCGGCCGCCGCAGCAGTGCGCGCGACGACTGGCGGCGCTGCTCTGGAGAGCGGCATGCGCGAAGACATTTCCGCACCCCTGGACCCGCGCTTTACCTTCGACAACTTCGTCGTCGGCAAGCCGAACGAGTTGGCCTATGCCGCGGCGCGGCGCGTTGCGGAGGCGCCGAGCGCGCCTTTCAACCCACTGTTCCTTTACGGCGGCGTCGGCCTTGGCAAGACGCACCTGATGCACGCCATCGGCCTGCACATCAAGAAGCAGTCTCCCGAACGGCGCATCATCTATCTCTCCGCCGAAAAGTTCATGTATCAGTTCGTGCGCGCGCTGCGCACGAAGGACACCATGGCCTTCAAGGAGCAGTTCCGTTCCGTCGACGTGCTGATGATCGACGACGTGCAGTTCATCGGTGGCCGCGAGGCGACGCAGGAAGAGTTCTTCCATACCTTCAACGCGCTGGTCGACCAGAACCGCCAGGTCATCATCTCTGCCGACAAGAGCCCCAGCGATCTGGAGGGCGTCGAGGAGCGCATGCGCTCGCGCCTCGGCTGGGGCCTGGTGGCGGACATTCACCCCACGACCTACGAGTTGCGTCTCGGCATCCTGCAGGCCAAGGCCGAGCAGTCGAGCACCGACATTCCGGTGAAGGTTCTGGAGTTCCTGGCGCACAAGATCACCTCGAACGTGCGCGAGCTGGAGGGCGCCCTGAACCGCATCATGGCGCACGCCACCCTGGTGGGCCGCCCGATCACCCTGGAGACCACCCAGGAGGTTCTGCACGACCTGCTCAGGGCCAACGACCGCCGGGTCACCATCGAGGAGATCCAAAAGCGCGTCTCGGCCCACTTCAATGTGCGTATCGCCGACATGCACTCGGCCCGCCGGGCCCGCGCCGTGGCCCGGCCGCGCCAGGTGGCCATGTATCTCTCCAAACAGCTGACCTCCCGCTCGCTGCCGGAAATCGGCCGCAAGTTCGGGGGGCGCGACCACACCACGGTGATGCACGCCGTGCGCAAGGTCGAGGAGCTGAAGGCCACCGATTCCAGCTTCGCCGAGGACGTGGAGCTGCTGCGGCGCATGCTGGAGGCCTGA
- the rpsT gene encoding 30S ribosomal protein S20, whose protein sequence is MANHQSAKKRIRRNARRAVVNGARVSRIRTHVKAVELAIASGDKTAAQTALKAAQPELARGVRSGVLPKNTASRKMSRLSARVKAIG, encoded by the coding sequence ATGGCAAACCATCAATCTGCCAAGAAGCGGATCCGTCGCAACGCCCGCCGCGCCGTCGTCAACGGCGCGCGCGTCAGCCGCATTCGCACCCACGTGAAGGCGGTGGAACTGGCGATCGCCAGCGGCGACAAGACGGCGGCCCAGACCGCGCTGAAGGCGGCCCAGCCGGAGTTGGCCCGCGGCGTGCGCAGCGGCGTCCTGCCGAAGAACACGGCGTCGCGCAAGATGTCGCGCCTCTCGGCCCGCGTCAAAGCCATCGGCTGA
- a CDS encoding enoyl-CoA hydratase, with translation MSYQNITVEKEDGVGIVTLNRPKALNALCKALIEDLGRALDDLEGDDSIGCILITGSEKAFAAGADIKEMKDKTYQQAYAEDFITVGWERLAQTRKPVIAAVAGYALGGGCEIAMMCDFILAADTAKFGQPEITIGTIPGSGGTQRLTRFVGKSKAMELCLTGRMMDAEEAERAGLVARVIPAADLLAEAKKTAAKIAGLSRPVVMMAKEAVNRAYETTLAEGIKFERRVFHSTFALEDQKEGMTAFAEKRAPAWKHR, from the coding sequence ATGAGCTACCAGAACATCACCGTGGAGAAAGAAGACGGCGTCGGCATCGTCACCCTCAACCGCCCCAAGGCGCTCAACGCTCTGTGCAAGGCGCTGATCGAGGACCTGGGGCGGGCGCTGGACGATCTGGAAGGCGACGACTCCATCGGCTGCATCCTCATCACCGGCTCCGAGAAGGCCTTCGCCGCCGGCGCCGACATCAAGGAGATGAAGGACAAGACCTATCAGCAGGCCTATGCCGAGGATTTCATCACCGTGGGCTGGGAGCGCCTTGCGCAGACGCGCAAGCCGGTGATCGCGGCGGTGGCGGGTTACGCCCTGGGCGGCGGCTGCGAGATCGCCATGATGTGCGATTTCATCCTGGCCGCCGACACCGCCAAGTTCGGCCAGCCGGAGATCACCATCGGCACCATTCCCGGCTCCGGCGGCACCCAGCGTCTCACCCGCTTCGTCGGCAAGTCCAAGGCCATGGAGCTGTGCCTGACCGGACGCATGATGGACGCCGAGGAGGCCGAACGGGCCGGTCTGGTGGCGCGTGTCATTCCGGCAGCGGATCTTTTGGCCGAGGCCAAGAAGACCGCCGCGAAGATCGCCGGGCTGTCGCGGCCGGTGGTGATGATGGCCAAGGAGGCGGTCAACCGGGCCTACGAGACCACCCTGGCCGAGGGTATCAAGTTCGAGCGCCGGGTGTTTCACAGCACCTTCGCCTTGGAAGACCAGAAGGAAGGCATGACCGCCTTCGCCGAGAAGCGCGCCCCGGCCTGGAAGCACCGCTGA
- the mutM gene encoding bifunctional DNA-formamidopyrimidine glycosylase/DNA-(apurinic or apyrimidinic site) lyase: MPELPEVETVVRGLRPKLEGRRLKRVEQRRPDLRFPLPADFAKRLTGLRVERIGRRAKYMLVSLDDGQVLLCHLGMSGRMTIVEPPARKGPRGGPRPPLDKHDHVIFTTDAGVEVRFNDARRFGIMDLVDADALETHPLLRDLGPEPLGNDFNGPGLAAALKGKRSPIKAALLDQRVVAGLGNIYVCEAFYFAGISPRRQAYTVQGARAEKLAAAVRQVLTRAIEAGGSSLRDYVQADGELGYFQHEWSVYGREGEPCKACGAAIKRLVQSGRSTFYCSHCQR, encoded by the coding sequence ATGCCCGAGTTGCCCGAAGTCGAGACCGTGGTGCGCGGCCTGCGCCCGAAACTGGAGGGCCGCCGCCTGAAGCGGGTCGAGCAGCGCCGCCCGGATCTGCGCTTTCCCTTGCCGGCGGACTTCGCCAAGCGCCTGACCGGCCTGCGGGTGGAGCGCATCGGGCGGCGCGCCAAGTACATGCTGGTGTCCTTGGACGACGGTCAAGTGCTGCTCTGCCACCTGGGCATGTCCGGGCGCATGACGATCGTCGAGCCGCCGGCCCGAAAAGGACCGAGGGGCGGCCCGCGTCCGCCGCTGGACAAGCACGACCACGTGATCTTCACCACCGACGCCGGGGTGGAGGTCCGCTTCAACGACGCCCGGCGCTTCGGGATCATGGACCTGGTGGACGCCGACGCGCTGGAAACCCACCCCCTGCTGCGCGACCTGGGGCCGGAGCCGCTGGGCAACGACTTCAACGGCCCCGGCCTGGCCGCGGCCCTGAAGGGCAAGCGCTCGCCGATCAAGGCGGCGCTGCTGGATCAGCGCGTGGTGGCCGGGCTCGGCAATATTTATGTCTGCGAGGCGTTCTATTTCGCGGGAATCTCGCCGCGCCGCCAGGCCTATACGGTGCAGGGCGCGCGCGCGGAGAAGCTGGCGGCGGCGGTGCGCCAGGTGCTGACCCGCGCCATCGAGGCCGGCGGTTCCTCCCTGCGCGACTACGTGCAGGCCGACGGCGAACTCGGCTACTTCCAGCACGAATGGTCGGTCTATGGCCGCGAGGGCGAGCCCTGCAAGGCCTGCGGCGCAGCGATCAAGCGCCTGGTGCAGAGCGGGCGCTCCACCTTCTATTGCTCGCATTGCCAACGATGA
- the ubiE gene encoding bifunctional demethylmenaquinone methyltransferase/2-methoxy-6-polyprenyl-1,4-benzoquinol methylase UbiE gives MNANKVSGPPREAAEDDAGKTHFGYREVDEGDKASLVRGVFQSVASRYDLMNDLMSGGIHRLWKTSMVDWLNPRPGIELLDTAGGTGDIAFRVLDRLEKQGLPGEGHVVVCDLTADMLAVGRDRALDQGRLQGLSWVCGDAERLPLPDRSVTAYTIAFGLRNVTHIDRALAEARRVLKPGGRFLCLEFSRVVLPVFADLYDQYSFKVLPAMGAAVAGDRESYLYLAESIRRFPPQEELVQMMGAAGLSQVRYRNLSGGIAALHSGWRI, from the coding sequence ATGAACGCAAACAAAGTTTCCGGGCCGCCGCGAGAGGCCGCCGAAGACGACGCCGGCAAGACCCATTTCGGCTACCGCGAGGTCGACGAGGGGGACAAGGCTTCGCTGGTGCGCGGCGTCTTCCAGTCCGTGGCCAGCCGCTACGATCTGATGAACGACCTCATGTCCGGAGGTATCCACCGGCTGTGGAAAACGTCCATGGTCGACTGGCTGAACCCGCGCCCGGGCATCGAGCTGCTGGACACCGCCGGCGGCACCGGCGACATCGCCTTTCGCGTCCTGGACCGCCTGGAAAAACAAGGCCTTCCCGGAGAAGGTCACGTCGTCGTCTGCGACCTGACGGCCGACATGCTGGCTGTGGGCCGCGACCGCGCCCTCGACCAGGGGCGGCTGCAGGGCCTCTCCTGGGTCTGCGGTGATGCCGAGCGCCTGCCGCTGCCCGACCGCTCGGTCACCGCCTACACCATTGCCTTCGGCCTGAGGAACGTCACCCACATCGACCGGGCGCTGGCCGAGGCGCGCCGGGTGCTGAAGCCCGGCGGTCGATTCCTCTGCCTGGAGTTCAGCCGCGTTGTCCTGCCGGTCTTCGCCGACCTCTACGACCAGTACTCCTTCAAAGTGCTGCCGGCCATGGGCGCCGCCGTCGCCGGAGACCGCGAGTCCTACCTTTATCTGGCGGAGTCGATCCGCCGCTTTCCGCCACAGGAGGAGCTCGTCCAGATGATGGGCGCGGCCGGGCTGTCCCAGGTCCGCTACCGCAATCTCTCCGGCGGGATCGCCGCGCTGCATTCCGGCTGGCGCATTTAA
- the ubiB gene encoding 2-polyprenylphenol 6-hydroxylase encodes MLRTLRSLLRFQRIARTLARHDALAPLEEMGVAPGLVWFARRFSRRQAEGRPGEKLARALTEMGPSFIKLGQALSTRADLVGEQIALDLAELQDHLPPFDTALAREIIEEELGRPVEELFLSFDADPVSAASIAQVHHATVAPDPREEEGGDAEDRQREPRQVAVKVLRPGIEKAFDRDLEFFYWVAEVIETTQPKLRRFRPVEAVGVFENTVRLEMDLRMEGAAASELAENFAGDPTYNVPAIDWRRSSRRVLTMSRVSGIPMDDRAALQAAGHDLTDVLTKAAGIFFNQVFRDGFFHGDQHPGNMWVDREGNILAVDFGIMGRMDWRTRRHLADMLIATLDGDYHRLAAVYMEAGYLPQVRPGGPDLDVFAQALRSVCEPIAGRPLNEISFARLLAQLLRLTESFELPVQPQLLLLQKNMLMAEGVSRSLDPSLNIWTLAQPLIDAWMRENRGPEARLREGVADVLHGLRQLPVLADNLERATEELAAGRIRLHPETIARLTNRPGGNLGRWALPVAVAALAIALAALF; translated from the coding sequence ATGCTTCGTACACTCCGGTCCCTGCTGCGCTTCCAGCGCATCGCCCGCACTCTGGCGCGCCACGACGCCCTGGCGCCGTTGGAGGAGATGGGCGTGGCGCCGGGTCTCGTCTGGTTCGCCCGCCGCTTCTCGCGCCGCCAGGCGGAGGGCCGGCCCGGCGAGAAACTGGCCCGCGCCCTCACCGAGATGGGACCGAGCTTCATCAAACTGGGCCAGGCCCTCTCCACCCGCGCCGACCTGGTGGGCGAGCAGATCGCCCTGGACCTGGCGGAGCTGCAGGACCATCTGCCGCCCTTCGACACGGCGCTGGCGCGCGAGATCATCGAGGAGGAGCTGGGCCGGCCGGTCGAGGAGCTGTTCCTTTCCTTCGACGCGGACCCGGTTTCCGCCGCCTCCATCGCCCAGGTCCACCACGCCACCGTGGCCCCGGACCCCAGGGAAGAAGAGGGCGGGGACGCCGAGGACCGTCAGCGCGAGCCGCGACAGGTGGCCGTGAAGGTCCTGCGGCCCGGCATCGAAAAGGCCTTCGACCGCGACCTGGAGTTTTTCTACTGGGTCGCCGAGGTGATCGAGACGACCCAGCCGAAGCTGCGCCGCTTCCGCCCGGTCGAGGCGGTGGGCGTCTTCGAGAACACCGTGCGCCTGGAGATGGACCTGCGCATGGAAGGCGCCGCGGCCTCGGAACTGGCGGAGAACTTCGCCGGGGATCCGACCTACAACGTCCCGGCCATCGACTGGCGGCGGTCCTCGCGCCGGGTGCTGACCATGTCGCGGGTCAGCGGCATTCCCATGGACGACCGCGCCGCGCTGCAAGCCGCCGGACACGACCTGACCGACGTCCTGACCAAGGCGGCGGGCATCTTCTTCAACCAGGTCTTCCGCGACGGCTTCTTCCACGGCGACCAGCACCCCGGCAACATGTGGGTCGACCGCGAGGGCAACATCCTGGCCGTCGACTTCGGCATCATGGGACGCATGGACTGGCGCACCCGGCGCCACCTGGCGGACATGCTGATCGCCACCCTGGACGGCGACTACCATCGCCTGGCCGCGGTCTACATGGAGGCCGGCTACCTGCCGCAGGTGCGTCCCGGGGGCCCCGACCTGGACGTCTTCGCCCAGGCGCTGCGCTCGGTCTGCGAGCCCATCGCCGGGCGGCCGCTGAACGAGATTTCCTTCGCGCGGCTGCTGGCGCAGCTCCTGCGCCTCACCGAGTCCTTCGAGCTGCCGGTGCAGCCGCAGTTGCTGCTCTTGCAGAAGAACATGCTGATGGCCGAAGGCGTGAGCCGCAGCCTCGACCCCTCGCTCAACATCTGGACCCTGGCCCAGCCCCTGATCGACGCCTGGATGCGCGAGAACCGCGGCCCCGAGGCGCGCCTGCGCGAGGGCGTGGCGGACGTGCTGCACGGGCTGCGCCAGCTCCCCGTCCTGGCCGACAACCTGGAGCGCGCCACCGAGGAGTTGGCCGCCGGGCGCATCCGCCTGCACCCGGAAACCATCGCGCGCCTCACCAACCGTCCGGGCGGGAATCTGGGGCGCTGGGCCTTGCCCGTGGCCGTCGCGGCCCTGGCCATCGCCCTGGCCGCTCTCTTCTAA
- the coaBC gene encoding bifunctional phosphopantothenoylcysteine decarboxylase/phosphopantothenate--cysteine ligase CoaBC: MLTGKRVLLIVSGGIAAYKSLELIRRLKEKGAAVRCVLTRAGAQFVTPLSLSALSGDKVYGELFDLTDEAEMGHIQLSRDADLLVVAPASADLLAKMAQGRADDLASTALLATDKPVLAAPAMNVRMWEHPATRANIATLKQRGILTVGPNEGDMACGEYGFGRMAEPQEILAAIEASLGAAKTGAGPLSGLRALVTSGPTHEPIDPVRYIANRSSGKQGHAIATALARHGAETTLVSGPSGLPDPEGLKTVHVETAQEMLAACRAALPVEIAVCAAAVADWRAAAAAQQKLKKDNGVAAALELTQNPDILAELSQAGPERPSLVVGFAAETEKVVEQGRAKLTRKGCDWILANDVAPGTATFGGDDNLIHLITAEGVDDWPRMTKTEVAERLCRQIAATLGR, encoded by the coding sequence GTGCTGACCGGAAAACGGGTTCTCCTGATCGTCTCGGGAGGAATCGCCGCCTATAAATCTTTGGAGCTGATCCGCCGCCTGAAGGAAAAGGGCGCGGCGGTGCGCTGCGTGCTGACCCGGGCCGGAGCCCAGTTCGTGACGCCGCTGTCGCTCTCGGCGTTGAGCGGCGACAAGGTCTACGGCGAGCTCTTCGACCTCACCGACGAGGCGGAGATGGGCCACATTCAGCTGTCGCGCGACGCCGACCTGCTGGTGGTGGCGCCGGCCAGCGCCGACCTGCTGGCCAAGATGGCCCAGGGCCGCGCCGACGATCTGGCCTCCACCGCGCTGCTGGCCACCGACAAGCCGGTGCTGGCCGCCCCGGCGATGAACGTGCGCATGTGGGAGCATCCGGCGACCCGGGCGAACATCGCCACCCTGAAGCAGCGCGGCATCCTCACCGTCGGTCCCAACGAGGGCGACATGGCCTGCGGCGAGTACGGCTTCGGACGCATGGCCGAGCCGCAAGAAATTCTCGCTGCCATCGAGGCCAGCCTCGGCGCAGCCAAAACCGGCGCGGGACCCTTGAGCGGCCTGCGCGCCCTGGTGACCAGCGGGCCGACCCACGAGCCCATCGACCCGGTGCGCTATATCGCCAACCGCTCCTCCGGCAAGCAGGGCCACGCCATCGCCACCGCCCTGGCGCGCCACGGCGCCGAGACCACCCTGGTCTCCGGCCCCAGCGGGTTGCCGGACCCCGAGGGCCTGAAGACCGTACACGTGGAGACCGCGCAGGAGATGCTGGCCGCCTGCCGCGCCGCCCTGCCGGTGGAGATCGCGGTCTGCGCCGCTGCCGTGGCCGACTGGCGCGCCGCCGCCGCGGCCCAGCAAAAGCTCAAGAAGGACAACGGCGTTGCCGCCGCCCTGGAGCTGACGCAGAACCCGGACATCCTGGCCGAGCTGTCGCAGGCAGGCCCGGAGCGCCCCAGCCTGGTGGTCGGCTTCGCCGCCGAAACCGAGAAGGTGGTCGAGCAGGGCCGCGCCAAGCTGACGCGCAAGGGCTGCGACTGGATCCTCGCCAACGACGTGGCGCCGGGCACGGCGACCTTCGGCGGCGACGACAACCTGATCCACCTGATCACCGCCGAGGGTGTGGACGACTGGCCGCGAATGACCAAGACGGAGGTGGCCGAGCGCCTCTGCCGTCAGATCGCCGCGACCCTCGGACGCTAA
- the dut gene encoding dUTP diphosphatase, with amino-acid sequence MTALSVAIKRLDHAADLSLPAYATSDSAGMDLLAAVEETVTLAPGERRLIPTGIAIALPPGTEAQVRPRSGLALKQGVTVLNAPGTIDADYRGEVGVILINHGDRPFVIERGSRIAQMVVAAYARVAWSVSDDLEESARGAGGFGSTGIASQTNNAAAGD; translated from the coding sequence ATGACCGCTCTCAGCGTTGCCATCAAGCGCCTCGACCACGCCGCCGACCTCAGCCTGCCCGCCTATGCCACCAGCGATTCCGCCGGCATGGACCTGCTGGCCGCCGTCGAGGAGACGGTGACGCTGGCCCCGGGCGAACGCCGGCTCATCCCCACCGGCATCGCCATCGCCCTGCCGCCGGGCACCGAGGCGCAGGTGCGCCCGCGCTCCGGCCTGGCCTTGAAGCAGGGCGTCACGGTGCTGAACGCCCCGGGCACCATCGATGCCGACTATCGCGGCGAGGTAGGCGTGATCCTGATCAACCACGGCGACCGGCCCTTCGTCATCGAACGCGGCAGCCGCATCGCCCAGATGGTGGTGGCGGCCTATGCCCGCGTCGCCTGGTCGGTGAGCGACGACCTGGAGGAAAGCGCGCGGGGCGCCGGGGGTTTCGGGTCGACCGGCATCGCCTCGCAGACGAACAATGCCGCAGCGGGTGACTGA
- a CDS encoding Rrf2 family transcriptional regulator, whose amino-acid sequence MLRLSKKLLFAIEAVVDIAYHAGAGPVRSTDISRRQGIPRRYLEQVLQQLVHHDILSGQRGPKGGYRLARERRRISVGEIIRVVRQLEGTSDPAADTEGSELGVKVLRPIWRDMQRQMMERFDNMTVEELCEKAREEGITSEARQITDFTI is encoded by the coding sequence ATGCTGAGACTTTCCAAGAAACTGCTCTTCGCCATCGAGGCCGTGGTCGACATCGCCTATCACGCCGGCGCCGGCCCGGTGCGCTCCACCGACATCTCGCGCCGCCAGGGCATCCCGCGGCGCTACCTGGAGCAGGTGCTGCAGCAGCTCGTGCACCACGACATCCTCTCCGGCCAGCGCGGACCGAAAGGCGGCTACCGCCTGGCACGCGAACGCCGGCGCATTTCGGTCGGGGAAATCATCCGCGTCGTGCGGCAACTGGAAGGCACCAGCGATCCGGCCGCCGATACCGAAGGCTCCGAGCTGGGCGTGAAGGTGCTGCGGCCCATCTGGCGGGATATGCAGCGCCAGATGATGGAACGCTTCGACAACATGACGGTCGAGGAGCTCTGCGAGAAGGCGCGCGAAGAGGGGATCACCAGCGAGGCCCGGCAGATCACCGATTTCACCATTTGA